Proteins encoded by one window of Myripristis murdjan chromosome 1, fMyrMur1.1, whole genome shotgun sequence:
- the LOC115368750 gene encoding uncharacterized protein LOC115368750 isoform X1 yields MAERKERAAVFTQTEQQILVELYDEYKDIITKKGNTAAINKAREAAWAKIADRLNRYSSSGTRRTWQQVKIKHKNILQNAVKKRALAVKSGGDYTPMDMTPSEELMLDSRGQPVVEDIKRNKSVALLDCSSDIRGGSVILIDSPPATQEANSDDEDVTEPPGAEEIISLCSERTELQQEPELATSHGHLPTSKTAGKHEVDNVQDVYKRFLLQKIEESKEEVAYKKLKMRKLELEIQKLERDATQE; encoded by the exons AtggcagagaggaaagagagagctgctgtgttcacacagacagaacaacAGATATTAGTTGAGCTATATGATGAATACAAAGACATTATAACCAAGAAGGGCAACACTGCTGCCATTAACAAGGCCAGAGAGGCGGCATGGGCAAAAATAGCAGATAGACTAAATAG GTACAGTTCCAGTGGCACCAGAAGGACGTGGcagcaagtaaaaataaagCATAAGAACATTCTGCAAAATG cAGTTAAGAAGAGAGCCCTTGCTGTCAAATCTGGAGGAGACTACACACCCATGGACATGACGCCATCTGAAGAACTGATGCTGGACTCCAGAGGGCAACCGGTGGTGGAAGATATTAAGAGGAACAAATCAGTGGCACTGCTTGACTGCAGCTCAGATATTAGAG GTGGCTCTGTGATCCTCATTGATTCTCCTCCAGCAACCCAGGAGGCAAACTCTGAT GATGAAGATGTTACTGAACCTCCAGGTGCTGAGGAAATCATTTCACTTTGCTCAGAGAGAACTGAG CTGCAGCAAGAGCCTGAGCTCGCCACATCTCATGGACATTTGCCAACTTCTAAAACTGCAGGAAAACAT GAAGTGGATAATGTACAAGATGTGTACAAAAGGTTTCTTCTTCAAAAAATCGAAGAGAGCAAAGAGGAGGTGGCCTACAAAAAACTCAAGATGCGTAAGCTGGAGTTGGAAATTCAGAAACTGGAGAGGGAT GCAACACAAGAATAA
- the LOC115368750 gene encoding uncharacterized protein LOC115368750 isoform X2 yields the protein MAERKERAAVFTQTEQQILVELYDEYKDIITKKGNTAAINKAREAAWAKIADRLNRYSSSGTRRTWQQVKIKHKNILQNVKKRALAVKSGGDYTPMDMTPSEELMLDSRGQPVVEDIKRNKSVALLDCSSDIRGGSVILIDSPPATQEANSDDEDVTEPPGAEEIISLCSERTELQQEPELATSHGHLPTSKTAGKHEVDNVQDVYKRFLLQKIEESKEEVAYKKLKMRKLELEIQKLERDATQE from the exons AtggcagagaggaaagagagagctgctgtgttcacacagacagaacaacAGATATTAGTTGAGCTATATGATGAATACAAAGACATTATAACCAAGAAGGGCAACACTGCTGCCATTAACAAGGCCAGAGAGGCGGCATGGGCAAAAATAGCAGATAGACTAAATAG GTACAGTTCCAGTGGCACCAGAAGGACGTGGcagcaagtaaaaataaagCATAAGAACATTCTGCAAAATG TTAAGAAGAGAGCCCTTGCTGTCAAATCTGGAGGAGACTACACACCCATGGACATGACGCCATCTGAAGAACTGATGCTGGACTCCAGAGGGCAACCGGTGGTGGAAGATATTAAGAGGAACAAATCAGTGGCACTGCTTGACTGCAGCTCAGATATTAGAG GTGGCTCTGTGATCCTCATTGATTCTCCTCCAGCAACCCAGGAGGCAAACTCTGAT GATGAAGATGTTACTGAACCTCCAGGTGCTGAGGAAATCATTTCACTTTGCTCAGAGAGAACTGAG CTGCAGCAAGAGCCTGAGCTCGCCACATCTCATGGACATTTGCCAACTTCTAAAACTGCAGGAAAACAT GAAGTGGATAATGTACAAGATGTGTACAAAAGGTTTCTTCTTCAAAAAATCGAAGAGAGCAAAGAGGAGGTGGCCTACAAAAAACTCAAGATGCGTAAGCTGGAGTTGGAAATTCAGAAACTGGAGAGGGAT GCAACACAAGAATAA
- the LOC115368750 gene encoding uncharacterized protein LOC115368750 isoform X3, protein MAERKERAAVFTQTEQQILVELYDEYKDIITKKGNTAAINKAREAAWAKIADRLNRYSSSGTRRTWQQVKIKHKNILQNAVKKRALAVKSGGDYTPMDMTPSEELMLDSRGQPVVEDIKRNKSVALLDCSSDIRGGSVILIDSPPATQEANSDDEDVTEPPGAEEIISLCSERTEEVDNVQDVYKRFLLQKIEESKEEVAYKKLKMRKLELEIQKLERDATQE, encoded by the exons AtggcagagaggaaagagagagctgctgtgttcacacagacagaacaacAGATATTAGTTGAGCTATATGATGAATACAAAGACATTATAACCAAGAAGGGCAACACTGCTGCCATTAACAAGGCCAGAGAGGCGGCATGGGCAAAAATAGCAGATAGACTAAATAG GTACAGTTCCAGTGGCACCAGAAGGACGTGGcagcaagtaaaaataaagCATAAGAACATTCTGCAAAATG cAGTTAAGAAGAGAGCCCTTGCTGTCAAATCTGGAGGAGACTACACACCCATGGACATGACGCCATCTGAAGAACTGATGCTGGACTCCAGAGGGCAACCGGTGGTGGAAGATATTAAGAGGAACAAATCAGTGGCACTGCTTGACTGCAGCTCAGATATTAGAG GTGGCTCTGTGATCCTCATTGATTCTCCTCCAGCAACCCAGGAGGCAAACTCTGAT GATGAAGATGTTACTGAACCTCCAGGTGCTGAGGAAATCATTTCACTTTGCTCAGAGAGAACTGAG GAAGTGGATAATGTACAAGATGTGTACAAAAGGTTTCTTCTTCAAAAAATCGAAGAGAGCAAAGAGGAGGTGGCCTACAAAAAACTCAAGATGCGTAAGCTGGAGTTGGAAATTCAGAAACTGGAGAGGGAT GCAACACAAGAATAA